One Carassius carassius chromosome 20, fCarCar2.1, whole genome shotgun sequence DNA segment encodes these proteins:
- the zeb1a gene encoding zinc finger E-box-binding homeobox 1 isoform X1 — MADGPRCQRRKQTQTRRNNVRSLSSVPEATSDSDDEDKLHIVEEDSIADDPDQKSSVFQLKAARKLSDTCTQDDGSLGPDALIQEISVKEECVTDEEDGADDEVAGEEKQTETEHIYSDDPEEHQRTPERGVHDENGTPDTFSQLHTCPHCSRDYKRHTSLKDHIKLRHEKNEDNYCCSLCSYTFTYRTQLVRHMTSHTHIREQRTTSQSGGNRKFKCTECSKAFKYKHHLKEHLRIHSGEKPYECSNCRKRFSHSGSYSSHISSKKCASATPVVNGLPRTPGVKTALTVSHPTHILLREKVDITNKPLQEQLPLKQIKQEPIEQQPKPAPATPTIASTTTNGVPPPQGIIQTLVLPTVGLVQPISINLSDLQNALNAAMDGNVIRQVLTSTNANGTSAKIVGQVSAQPQAIMLQQQPQQTQPQVISAISLPVVGQDGNAKIFINYNPQLDSQLKAVKVNTTQPTVTQTNIAQAKSTNVAQPNVVQLQSVQSNSTETQISGTPRPTQVNIIKPFQTGNLSKPPSIIKITPAQAARLVQARAAQPKLTQQTLLLVRRADGTQSLVVRQIPVPSSNIQSTETKSTPEKTTNTPTAEKETTENTGSMEDRCEKQNLNAPPKIIIKTEPASPSEIKAEMQSEDENEMQTDKNKEGKQTTATTEAVAHSGTVHSGVTCGDNFHNYATCLLCDSSSSKRKPSDCEDSDAKASPTTISLTSLLDKDKSGAAERLLPLLKAYSQNQDPSEEQLSQVAKTVKLPLEAVSKWYQKMRSKKILLKTAGNLKNNQEKTTPPAAPEGTSSTQATCSPTQPPDDTSADTQSESATSPASPPTGVSTNDLIIVKTEDVEEELQCEPLDLSLPKSSSAQASTTTKLPVSTQKEPLNLTCLKKQLLPGNTIYVTQAGTGPLNIVTASLPTLVAIAEPGGIPCISTAISGNKRTILIPQLTYTYTTNPSVTTPDKSLTDTNGKVILNNCPKVPDTASDCVSEDQNDEESSLMKKKRKTVGGLYACDLCDKIFQKSSSLLRHKYEHTGKRPHECGICNKAFKHKHHLIEHTRLHSGEKPYQCDKCGKRFSHSGSYSQHMNHRYSYCKRDTHELPEQVSTSTPPSQLDSDERESDGEEEEDLIALDMSDIRVVRVGEDYEDEEESGGEEEQDRGLEEQETEEEGMVMEVEIGDADTLEEETVEAEDAMETEESKEEDTVLTNNEENTEMATED; from the exons TGAGGAGTTTGAGCAGTGTGCCGGAGGCGACCTCAGATTCAGACGATGAAGACAAACTGCACATTGTAGAGGAGGACAGTATTGCTGACGATCCGGACCAAAAGTCCTCAGTATTTCAGCTCAAAGCAGCACGGAAGCTCTCCGATACATGCACACAGGACG ATGGCAGCCTGGGGCCAGATGCTTTAATACAAGAAATAAGTGTCAAAG aggaGTGTGTCACTGATGAGGAAGATGGTGCTGACGATGAAGTGGCCGGTGAGGAAAAGCAGACGGAAACCGAGCATATTTACTCAGACGACCCAGAGGAACATCAGAGAACGCCAGAGCGAGGGGTTCACGATGAGAACG GTACTCCTGACACATTCTCGCAGCTGCACACCTGTCCGCACTGTTCCCGCGATTACAAGCGTCACACGTCGCTGAAGGATCACATTAAACTACGCCATGAAAAGAACGAGGACAACTACTGCTGCTCCCTCTGTAGCTACACCTTCACCTACCGCACGCAGCTCGTCCGTCACatgacctcacacacacacatccgggAGCAG CGGACTACTTCTCAGTCAGgcggaaacagaaagttcaagtGTACAGAATGCTCCAAGGCCTTCAAATACAAACATCACCTGAAGGAGCACCTACGCATACACAGTG GTGAGAAGCCGTATGAGTGCTCTAACTGTCGGAAGCGTTTCTCACACTCGGGGTCCTACAGCTCTCACATTAGCAGTAAGAAGTGTGCGAGCGCGACCCCTGTGGTCAACGGCCTGCCTCGCACACCTGGAGTGAAAACGGCTCTTACCGTTTCTCACCCTACACATATCCTTCTGAGGGAGAAGGTGGACATAACCAACAAACCTCTGCAAGAGCAACTCCCCCTGAAACAGATCAAACAGGAGCCTATCGAACAGCAACCCAAACCTGCACCAGCAACACCCACAATAGCCTCCACCACTACCAATGGAGTCCCGCCTCCACAAGGCATCATCCAGACGTTGGTCCTGCCCACTGTCGGGCTTGTCCAGCCAATCAGTATTAACTTAAGTGACTTACAAAATGCGCTGAACGCAGCGATGGATGGTAATGTCATCAGACAGGTGTTGACTAGCACCAATGCAAACGGAACGAGCGCTAAAATCGTAGGTCAAGTGTCAGCGCAGCCGCAAGCCATCATGTTGCAGCAGCAGCCGCAGCAAACGCAACCACAGGTGATCTCCGCCATCTCTTTGCCCGTTGTGGGACAAGACGGAAATGCCAAAATTTTCATCAATTACAACCCCCAGCTGGACTCACAACTCAAAGCAGTAAAAGTGAACACAACGCAGCCCACAGTGACGCAAACCAATATAGCGCAGGCAAAATCGACCAATGTTGCACAGCCAAACGTGGTGCAGCTTCAGTCAGTACAGTCCAACTCGACCGAAACACAAATATCAGGGACACCTAGACCTACACAGGTAAACATCATTAAACCATTCCAAACCGGAAACCTCAGCAAACCGCCGTCTATCATCAAGATAACGCCTGCGCAGGCCGCCAGGTTGGTTCAAGCTCGGGCCGCACAACCAAAGCTCACCCAGCAAACTTTACTGCTGGTGAGAAGGGCTGATGGGACACAGAGCCTCGTCGTTCGACAAATACCTGTCCCTAGTTCCAACATACAGAGCACTGAGACTAAATCAACTCCAGAGAAGACTACAAACACTCCAACAGCAGAGAAGGAGACAACGGAAAATACAGGTTCGATGGAGGATAGATGTGAAAAACAAAACCTGAACGCACCACCAAAAATCATAATCAAAACCGAACCGGCCTCTCCGTCCGAGATCAAGGCCGAAATGCAGAGTGAAGATGAGAACGAGATGCAAACAGATAAAAATAAAGAAGGGaaacaaacaacagcaacaactgaGGCAGTGGCACACTCTGGAACGGTTCACAGCGGAGTCACCTGTGGAGATAACTTCCATAACTACGCAACATGTCTGCTTTGCGACAGCTCCTCGAGTAAACGTAAACCTTCAGACTGTGAAGACAGTGACGCCAAAGCGTCGCCCACAACTATATCTCTCACTTCTCTACTGGATAAGGATAAGAGTGGAGCAGCGGAACGCCTCCTTCCTCTTCTGAAGGCCTACAGTCAGAACCAAGATCCTAGTGAGGAGCAGCTGTCTCAGGTGGCCAAGACAGTCAAGTTACCTCTTGAGGCGGTCAGCAAGTGGTACCAGAAGATGCGCTCCAAGAAGATATTGCTCAAGACTGCAGGCAACCTGAAAAACAATCAAGAG AAAACTACACCACCTGCTGCACCTGAAGGAACGAGCTCCACCCAAGCCACCTGCAGTCCCACACAACCCCCTGACGACACCTCAGCAGACACCCAAAGTGAAAGCGCCACTTCACCCGCCTCCCCTCCAACCGGTGTCTCCACCAATGATCTCATCATTGTCAAGACAGAAGACGTAGAGGAGGAGCTGCAGTGTGAGCCTCTGGATCTCTCGCTCCCCAAGTCCAGCTCCGCTCAAGCCAGCACCACCACTAAGCTGCCGGTCTCTACCCAAAAGGAACCGCTCAACCTCACCTGCCTTAAGAAGCAACTGTTGCCAGGGAACACCATCTATGTGACGCAGGCTGGCACGGGTCCATTAAACATTGTGACCGCGTCACTGCCAACACTGGTTGCTATAGCAGAGCCAGGTGGTATTCCATGCATCAGCACAGCAATATCCGGTAACAAACGAACCATCCTCATCCCTCAGCTCACCTACACCTACACCACCAACCCCAGTGTCACAACACCCGACAAATCTTTGACAGACACAAATGGGAAGGTGATACTCAACAACTGTCCG AAGGTGCCGGACACGGCTTCAGACTGTGTGTCAGAGGACCAGAATGATGAAGAGTCATCTCTAATGAAGAAGAAAAGGAAAACTGTCGGTGGCCTGTACGCCTGCGATCTGTGTGACAAAATCTTCCAGAAGAGCAGCTCACTGCTGCGACACAAGTATGAACACACAG GTAAGCGACCTCACGAGTGCGGCATCTGTAATAAAGCTTTCAAACACAAGCACCACCTGATCGAGCACACCCGACTACACTCCGGAGAGAAGCCCTACCAGTGTGACAAGTGTGGGAAACGCTTCTCTCACTCGGGCTCTTATTCTCAGCACATGAACCACAGATACTCCTACTGCAAGAGAGACACTCATGAGCTGCCGGAGCAGGTCAGCACCTCCACTCCTCCCTCTCAGCTCGACTCggacgagagagagagcgacggagaggaggaagaggattTGATCGCTCTGGACATGAGCGATATCAGAGTGGTGCGAGTGGGAGAGGATTACGAAGATGAGGAGGAGAGTGGCGGAGAGGAAGAGCAGGACCGAGGACTTGAGGAGCAAGAGACTGAGGAAGAAGGAATGGTGATGGAAGTGGAGATCGGAGATGCTGACACTTTGGAGGAGGAAACTGTGGAAGCTGAAGATGCTATGGAGACGGAGGAATCAAAGGAGGAAGACACAGTTCTCACAAATAATGAAGAAAATACAGAGATGGCAACCGAGGACTGA